The Macaca thibetana thibetana isolate TM-01 chromosome 11, ASM2454274v1, whole genome shotgun sequence genome window below encodes:
- the METTL1 gene encoding tRNA (guanine-N(7)-)-methyltransferase isoform X1: MSASLTCASGLCLHVDLVEKPRTRIMAAETWNVAGAEAPPPQKRYYRQRAHSNPMADHTLRYPVKPEEMDWSELYPEFFAPLTQNQSHDDPKDKKEKRAQAQVEFADIGCGYGGLLVELSPLFPDTLILGLEIRVKVSDYVQDRIRALRAAPGGGFQNIACLRSNAMKHLPNFFYKGQLTKMFFLFPDPHFKRTKHKWRIISPTLLAEYAYVLRVGGLVYTITDVLELHDWMCTHFEEHPLFERVPLEDLSEDPIVGHLGTSTEEGKKVLRNGGKNFPAIFRRIQDPVLQAVTPQTSLPGH, from the exons ATGTCTGCGTCATTAACCTGCGCCTCTGGCCTGTGCCTCCACGTGGATTTGGTAGAGAAACCCCGGACTAGGATCATGGCAGCCGAGACTTGGAACGTGGCCGGAGCAGAGGCCCCGCCGCCCCAGAAGCGCTACTACCGGCAACGTGCTCACTCCAACCCCATGGCGGACCACACGCTGCGCTA CCCTGTGAAGCCAGAGGAGATGGACTGGTCTGAGCTATACCCAGAGTTCTTCGCTCCACTCACTCAAAATCAGAGCCACGATGACCCAaaggataagaaagaaaagagagctcAGGCCCAAGTGGAGTTTGCAGACATAGGCTGTGGCTATGGTGGCCTGTTAG TGGAACTGTCACCGCTGTTCCCAGATACACTGATTCTGGGTCTAGAGATCCGGGTGAAGGTCTCAGACTATGTACAAGACCGGATTCGGGCCCTACGCGCAGCTCCCGGAGGTGGCTTCCAGAACATCGCCTGTCTCCGCAGCAATGCCATGAAGCACCTCCCTAACTTCTTCTACAAGGGCCAG CTGACAAAGATGTTCTTCCTCTTCCCGGACCCACATTTCAAGCGGACAAAGCACAAGTGGCGAATCATCAGTCCCACCCTGCTAGCAGAGTATGCCTACGTGCTGAGAGTTGGG GGGCTGGTATATACCATAACCGATGTGCTGGAGCTACACGACTGGATGTGCACTCATTTCGAAGAGCACCCGCTGTTTGAGCGTGTGCCTCTGGAGGACCTG AGTGAAGACCCCATTGTGGGACATCTAGGCACCTCAACTGAGGAGGGGAAGAAAGTTCTACGTAATGGAGGGAAGAATTTCCCAGCCATCTTCCGAAGAATACAAGATCCCGTCCTCCAGGCAGTGACCCCCCAAACCAGCCTACCTGGTCACTGA
- the METTL1 gene encoding tRNA (guanine-N(7)-)-methyltransferase isoform X2 → MSASLTCASGLCLHVDLVEKPRTRIMAAETWNVAGAEAPPPQKRYYRQRAHSNPMADHTLRYPVKPEEMDWSELYPEFFAPLTQNQSHDDPKDKKEKRAQAQVEFADIGCGYGGLLADKDVLPLPGPTFQADKAQVANHQSHPASRVCLRAESWGAGIYHNRCAGATRLDVHSFRRAPAV, encoded by the exons ATGTCTGCGTCATTAACCTGCGCCTCTGGCCTGTGCCTCCACGTGGATTTGGTAGAGAAACCCCGGACTAGGATCATGGCAGCCGAGACTTGGAACGTGGCCGGAGCAGAGGCCCCGCCGCCCCAGAAGCGCTACTACCGGCAACGTGCTCACTCCAACCCCATGGCGGACCACACGCTGCGCTA CCCTGTGAAGCCAGAGGAGATGGACTGGTCTGAGCTATACCCAGAGTTCTTCGCTCCACTCACTCAAAATCAGAGCCACGATGACCCAaaggataagaaagaaaagagagctcAGGCCCAAGTGGAGTTTGCAGACATAGGCTGTGGCTATGGTGGCCTGTTAG CTGACAAAGATGTTCTTCCTCTTCCCGGACCCACATTTCAAGCGGACAAAGCACAAGTGGCGAATCATCAGTCCCACCCTGCTAGCAGAGTATGCCTACGTGCTGAGAGTTGGG GGGCTGGTATATACCATAACCGATGTGCTGGAGCTACACGACTGGATGTGCACTCATTTCGAAGAGCACCCGCTGTTTGA